A genome region from Chthoniobacterales bacterium includes the following:
- a CDS encoding class I SAM-dependent methyltransferase codes for MAFFYKHLPDDIRAHRRYFNAEQRGFGEEAFHVMWWMLFREFRPRHFLEIGVYRGQTLSLAALLQRKLGIEGSVTGISPFTSSGDAVSQYRKDLDYRADTLANFVHFNLTPPNLVKAYSTDPAALEAIGNGAWDCIYIDGNHDYEVALADLLACSRALQPGGILVLDDSGLSTSYLPPAFATGGHPGPSQVASEIEPKEFEEILQVGHNRVFRKLA; via the coding sequence GTGGCCTTTTTTTACAAACACCTGCCGGACGATATCCGTGCGCACCGGCGGTATTTCAATGCCGAGCAGCGAGGCTTTGGCGAGGAGGCCTTCCACGTGATGTGGTGGATGCTATTCCGAGAATTTCGACCGAGGCATTTTCTGGAGATCGGCGTTTATCGAGGACAAACCCTCAGCCTAGCCGCATTGCTGCAAAGGAAGCTGGGCATAGAAGGTTCGGTGACTGGAATTTCGCCTTTCACCTCATCCGGCGACGCCGTTAGCCAATACCGCAAGGACTTGGATTACAGAGCGGACACTCTCGCAAATTTCGTCCATTTCAATCTAACTCCGCCCAATTTGGTAAAAGCTTACTCCACTGATCCGGCCGCCTTGGAAGCGATTGGGAACGGGGCTTGGGATTGCATCTACATCGATGGGAATCACGACTACGAAGTGGCCCTAGCGGACTTGCTGGCCTGCTCGCGAGCTTTACAGCCGGGCGGCATATTGGTTTTGGACGACTCCGGCTTGTCGACCTCTTATCTTCCGCCGGCTTTCGCGACCGGCGGTCATCCCGGCCCATCCCAAGTCGCTTCTGAAATCGAGCCCAAGGAGTTTGAGGAGATTTTGCAGGTGGGGCACAATCGGGTTTTTCGCAAGCTCGCCTAG